Proteins from a genomic interval of Bradyrhizobium sp. CCGB01:
- a CDS encoding DUF3857 domain-containing protein has product MGLEWNARDLVDCALVPEWVDHQPYRFPIPDTEVSCIASGACRLLCDIQTDLSTNTVAWHYRAAHRVLTREGAERVAHFVVDFDPGYQRLEVHFIRVVRGAERIEHARPEAFQILRRESNLERLVFDGHLTVSLLVPDVRIDDIVEFSLTIYGGVPVLKGKYQSWINFDRANPFYEMRQRLRRPIARNVSFKSFNDPPQSQVSAIDGIEDLRWQLIGQKRSEPEDITPPWVLLNPSLQLSEFESWNEVASLLSPHYEAEGLPDALAQEIDRIAREYAEPSERAAEWLRFVQRELRYFAFSVGEGGLTPRPVETIWSTRFGDCKDASTLYVAGARRLGLDACAALVSTTHGYALKDFLPSAAVFNHCIARLRLDGRSYWLDPTLPMQCGRLQDIYQPHPGWGLPLTQETAELERMGSEEPVQIVHWEDEIALGPRRDSPATVDRTIDFTSWYADGMRNRFANEGTGGYVDAMLKEWQSVWPGVTKAAPAEVHDDRARNTITVVLKLTIPSGWQPGSAGAPLVFTVADMATNRELHPLVQSRREADIFLARPRKITNMLRLNMPRRWLGDGWSRNLEARNINFVDRLMVRGRVMTSYRELTVHGWSLPAAGMDAYNEVAKKLQENLLLIEGSELFGRIRPNMGARGWAILAIRWVAGSLWGVFVLFYLLRAFYFFHH; this is encoded by the coding sequence AATGCGCGCGATCTCGTTGATTGCGCGCTGGTGCCGGAGTGGGTGGATCACCAACCCTATCGCTTTCCAATCCCTGACACGGAAGTCTCCTGCATAGCGAGCGGCGCGTGCCGCCTGCTGTGCGACATTCAAACCGATCTGAGCACGAACACCGTAGCCTGGCATTACCGGGCCGCCCACCGCGTGCTGACCCGCGAGGGCGCTGAGCGGGTGGCGCATTTCGTGGTGGACTTCGACCCCGGCTATCAGCGCCTCGAAGTGCATTTCATTCGCGTCGTCCGCGGAGCCGAGCGCATCGAACATGCTCGGCCCGAGGCCTTCCAGATCCTGCGCCGGGAGAGCAATCTCGAACGTCTGGTGTTCGACGGACACCTGACCGTGTCGCTGCTGGTACCCGATGTGCGGATCGACGACATCGTGGAGTTCAGCCTCACGATCTACGGCGGCGTGCCGGTCCTGAAGGGCAAATATCAGTCGTGGATCAATTTTGATCGCGCCAATCCGTTCTATGAGATGCGCCAGCGCTTGCGCCGGCCGATCGCGCGCAATGTCAGCTTCAAGAGCTTCAACGATCCGCCGCAGTCGCAAGTCAGCGCGATCGACGGGATCGAGGATCTGCGATGGCAGCTGATCGGCCAGAAGCGCAGCGAGCCGGAGGACATCACTCCGCCATGGGTTCTTCTGAACCCCTCGCTGCAATTGAGCGAGTTCGAGAGCTGGAACGAGGTGGCCTCGCTGCTATCACCCCATTACGAGGCGGAAGGTCTTCCCGACGCGCTAGCTCAGGAAATCGACCGCATAGCGCGGGAATACGCCGAGCCGAGCGAGAGAGCGGCCGAATGGCTGCGCTTCGTGCAGCGGGAGCTCCGCTACTTTGCCTTCTCCGTCGGCGAGGGTGGCCTGACTCCACGGCCGGTCGAGACCATCTGGAGCACGCGCTTCGGTGATTGCAAGGATGCATCGACACTCTATGTGGCGGGCGCACGCCGGCTGGGCCTCGATGCCTGCGCCGCACTGGTCTCGACGACCCATGGCTACGCGCTCAAGGATTTCCTCCCGAGCGCAGCTGTCTTCAATCATTGCATCGCGCGTCTGCGGCTCGACGGGCGGAGCTATTGGCTCGACCCGACGCTGCCGATGCAGTGCGGCCGCTTGCAGGACATCTATCAGCCGCATCCCGGCTGGGGATTGCCGCTCACGCAGGAGACGGCCGAGCTGGAACGGATGGGAAGCGAAGAGCCGGTCCAGATCGTTCATTGGGAGGACGAGATCGCGCTGGGCCCAAGGCGCGACTCGCCCGCCACCGTGGACCGAACGATCGACTTCACGTCCTGGTATGCCGACGGGATGCGCAACCGGTTCGCCAATGAAGGCACCGGCGGCTACGTCGACGCCATGCTGAAGGAATGGCAATCCGTTTGGCCTGGAGTGACCAAGGCGGCGCCAGCCGAGGTCCACGACGATCGCGCCCGCAACACGATTACGGTCGTGCTGAAGCTCACGATTCCAAGCGGCTGGCAGCCGGGCAGCGCCGGCGCGCCGCTGGTATTTACCGTTGCGGACATGGCGACGAACCGCGAGCTTCATCCGCTGGTTCAGTCGCGCCGCGAGGCAGACATCTTCCTCGCGCGGCCGCGCAAGATCACCAACATGCTGAGATTGAACATGCCGCGCCGCTGGCTTGGTGACGGCTGGTCGCGCAATCTGGAGGCACGCAATATCAATTTCGTTGATCGCCTTATGGTTCGCGGGCGAGTCATGACCAGCTACCGCGAACTGACGGTTCATGGATGGTCTTTGCCGGCCGCCGGGATGGACGCGTACAACGAGGTCGCCAAGAAGCTTCAAGAGAACTTGCTGTTGATCGAGGGATCCGAACTATTCGGCAGGATACGGCCGAACATGGGCGCGCGCGGCTGGGCCATTCTTGCAATCCGGTGGGTGGCAGGCAGCCTCTGGGGCGTATTTGTGCTCTTTTACCTCCTGCGTGCATTTTACTTCTTTCATCATTGA
- a CDS encoding winged helix-turn-helix domain-containing protein, which translates to MIEPAGAATGTLSFGPFTVTPHERLVTRDGVALPLGAKAFDTLIALMSRPNQVVGKWDLMALVWPGVTVEEANLRFQVAALRKALGDGKDGARYITTLSGRGYCFVAPIAQREIQAERRPTPRAELPPVKLPNRLQRMVGRDDVVAAVSDRLISSRFVTIVGPGGVGKTAVAVAIAHDLLETFSDAAHFVDLAALSDPDLVITSILLMLGLPAQTDDPLPALLTHLRDKRMLLILDNCEHVVAAAAPLAAEIFHAAPNVHILATSREALRVEGEQVYRLAPLAVPPDNPGLTAAIAQSYPALQLFLERAMSGGAQIALDDANATIVAGICRKLDGMALAIELAAGRVEAYGLEQTAALLDERLNLLWQGQRTAPPRQKTLQATLDWSYGLLSDTERLVVRRLAVFAGHFTIDAALEIVPDERVDRSRLFDAIDSLVAKSMVAPRPIGAMMRYRLLDTTRAYLFEIEPNETALAGRHATYYRRWLEQAGTTWATVPSADERAIHFSALHNVRAALEWCFGTEGDVGIGIALAAAAAPIFLAMSLLIECRRWSERALLALDPPARGSAEEMHIQAALGLTLMFTRGGSEAARAALSRSLAIAEARGDAPNQLQLLGRMHIFHERMGQFDAALGYAQQSLVVAETLGDAASIALAHSLLGVSLHLAGEHRDALGMLEAAWHGPGTERISTVYGFDHRNRAGISLARELWLQGRPAEARQLALQTVTEAAQMDHPITLCIALIWAVSIDLWGGDLDGAEENIDRFIAHAELRSMGPYLAVGRGVKGELAIRRGDAAGGVETIRACLRELHDAGYELLTTTFNIALVHGLLALGQIEQSARLIDDAIRLVEQGGDHLYMPELLRMKGKVLLSLPQPEAEQAEAHFRQSLELSRCKGAKAWELRTAIDLAQLLAKRGCREEAKRLVQSALEGFAEGSETADIRMANELLENK; encoded by the coding sequence ATGATCGAGCCGGCCGGCGCCGCAACGGGAACCCTGTCGTTCGGGCCGTTCACCGTGACTCCGCACGAAAGACTTGTGACGCGCGACGGCGTGGCGCTGCCGCTCGGCGCGAAAGCCTTCGACACGCTGATCGCGCTGATGTCGCGGCCGAACCAGGTCGTCGGTAAATGGGATCTGATGGCGCTGGTGTGGCCCGGCGTCACCGTGGAAGAAGCCAATCTGCGCTTTCAGGTCGCAGCGCTTCGCAAGGCGCTCGGCGACGGCAAGGACGGCGCCCGCTACATCACGACTCTGTCAGGCCGCGGCTATTGCTTCGTGGCGCCGATCGCGCAGAGAGAAATCCAGGCAGAGCGGCGCCCCACGCCGCGAGCGGAATTGCCGCCCGTAAAACTACCTAACCGTTTGCAACGGATGGTCGGGCGCGACGACGTCGTCGCCGCGGTCTCGGACAGGCTTATCTCGTCGCGCTTCGTGACGATCGTCGGCCCCGGCGGCGTCGGCAAGACCGCCGTTGCGGTGGCGATCGCTCACGATCTGCTCGAGACCTTCTCCGACGCAGCACACTTTGTTGATCTTGCTGCTCTGAGCGATCCCGACCTCGTGATCACCTCGATCCTGCTGATGCTGGGCTTGCCGGCGCAGACCGACGATCCCCTGCCCGCGCTGCTCACCCATCTCCGGGACAAGCGGATGCTGCTGATCCTGGACAATTGCGAACATGTCGTCGCCGCCGCGGCGCCGCTTGCGGCAGAAATCTTCCACGCCGCGCCGAATGTTCACATCCTCGCAACGAGCCGCGAAGCCCTGCGCGTCGAGGGCGAGCAGGTCTATCGGTTGGCGCCGCTGGCCGTTCCGCCCGACAATCCCGGACTGACCGCGGCCATCGCGCAGAGCTATCCCGCGCTACAACTCTTCCTCGAACGTGCCATGTCCGGCGGCGCGCAGATCGCGCTGGACGATGCCAATGCCACGATCGTCGCCGGGATCTGCCGCAAGCTCGACGGCATGGCGCTGGCAATCGAGCTCGCCGCCGGCCGGGTCGAGGCCTACGGCCTGGAACAAACAGCCGCACTGCTGGACGAACGCCTCAATCTGCTCTGGCAGGGCCAGCGCACCGCGCCGCCGCGGCAGAAGACCTTGCAGGCGACGCTGGACTGGAGCTACGGGCTCCTGTCCGATACAGAGCGCCTCGTGGTGCGGCGGCTTGCCGTCTTCGCCGGTCACTTCACCATCGACGCCGCGCTCGAGATCGTGCCGGACGAGCGCGTCGACCGGTCGCGCCTGTTCGATGCCATCGACAGCCTGGTCGCCAAGTCGATGGTCGCGCCGCGGCCGATCGGCGCCATGATGCGCTACCGTCTGCTCGACACGACGCGCGCCTATCTGTTCGAGATCGAGCCGAACGAGACCGCGCTCGCTGGCCGCCACGCAACCTACTACCGGCGATGGCTGGAGCAGGCCGGCACGACGTGGGCGACGGTGCCGAGCGCCGACGAACGCGCGATCCATTTCTCCGCGCTTCACAACGTGCGCGCCGCGCTGGAGTGGTGCTTCGGCACGGAGGGCGATGTCGGCATCGGCATTGCGCTCGCCGCCGCGGCAGCTCCCATCTTTCTCGCGATGTCGCTGCTGATCGAATGCCGGCGCTGGTCGGAGCGGGCGCTGCTCGCCCTTGACCCGCCCGCGCGCGGCAGCGCCGAGGAGATGCACATCCAGGCCGCGCTCGGACTGACCTTGATGTTCACGCGCGGCGGCAGCGAAGCTGCGCGTGCCGCCCTGAGCCGGAGCCTTGCGATCGCCGAAGCGCGCGGCGACGCGCCGAACCAGCTCCAGCTGCTCGGCCGCATGCACATCTTCCACGAACGGATGGGACAGTTCGACGCCGCGCTCGGTTACGCACAGCAGAGCCTTGTGGTTGCCGAGACGCTCGGCGACGCCGCCTCCATCGCCCTCGCCCATTCGCTGCTGGGCGTCTCCTTGCATCTGGCCGGCGAGCATCGCGACGCACTGGGCATGCTGGAAGCCGCCTGGCACGGGCCGGGCACGGAGCGGATCAGCACGGTCTACGGCTTCGATCACCGCAACCGGGCCGGCATCTCGCTCGCACGCGAGCTTTGGCTACAGGGACGACCTGCGGAGGCGCGGCAGCTGGCACTGCAGACGGTCACCGAGGCCGCGCAGATGGACCATCCGATCACGCTCTGCATCGCGCTGATCTGGGCGGTCTCGATCGATCTCTGGGGTGGAGATCTCGACGGTGCGGAAGAGAACATCGACCGCTTCATCGCCCATGCCGAATTGCGCTCGATGGGCCCTTATCTCGCGGTCGGCCGAGGCGTCAAAGGCGAGCTGGCGATCCGGCGCGGCGATGCCGCGGGCGGCGTCGAGACGATACGGGCCTGCCTGCGCGAGCTCCACGACGCCGGCTACGAGCTGCTCACCACGACCTTCAACATCGCACTTGTGCATGGCCTGTTGGCGCTCGGGCAGATCGAGCAGAGCGCGCGCCTGATCGACGACGCGATCCGCCTCGTCGAGCAAGGCGGCGATCATCTCTACATGCCCGAGCTGCTGCGCATGAAGGGCAAGGTCCTCTTGTCGCTCCCGCAGCCCGAGGCTGAGCAGGCAGAAGCCCACTTCAGGCAATCACTGGAATTGAGCCGCTGCAAAGGCGCGAAGGCCTGGGAGCTGCGGACCGCGATCGATCTCGCCCAGCTACTCGCCAAACGCGGTTGCCGCGAGGAAGCGAAGCGACTGGTTCAATCGGCCCTCGAAGGTTTTGCCGAGGGCTCGGAGACGGCGGATATCAGGATGGCCAACGAGCTTCTGGAGAACAAATAG
- a CDS encoding organic hydroperoxide resistance protein produces the protein MTQAAKILYTARTHTSGGRQDGTSRSSDGRLDVRLSPPGGAGVGTNPEQLFAAGWSACFEGAMEKAARKRKIDLPRKCAVDAEIDLVLDENAYSLRARLNVSLPGLDPEIARGIIDDAHQTCPYSKAVRGNIDVTVALI, from the coding sequence ATGACGCAAGCGGCAAAAATACTTTACACGGCGCGCACTCACACCAGCGGCGGACGCCAAGACGGCACGTCCCGCAGCTCGGACGGCCGGCTTGATGTGCGGCTCTCGCCGCCCGGCGGCGCAGGCGTCGGCACCAATCCCGAGCAATTATTCGCGGCGGGCTGGTCGGCCTGCTTCGAAGGCGCGATGGAAAAAGCCGCGCGCAAGCGGAAGATCGATCTTCCCAGGAAATGCGCGGTCGATGCGGAGATCGATCTCGTGCTCGACGAGAACGCCTATTCGCTCCGGGCACGCCTCAATGTCAGCCTGCCGGGCCTCGACCCCGAGATCGCGCGCGGCATCATCGATGACGCGCATCAGACCTGCCCCTATTCCAAGGCCGTTCGCGGCAACATCGACGTCACGGTTGCGCTGATCTGA
- a CDS encoding alpha/beta fold hydrolase, with product MKQIIDQHRRKFFGIAAGTVAVGLGAIDLARAETDAPRSQASNASFGAIKQIDAGVLNVGYAEAGPSNGPVAILLHGWPYDIHAFVDVAPILAKAGYRVIIPYLRGYGTTQFLSGETPRNGEPAAMAVDIIALMDKLDIKKAVVAGFDWGARTADVIAALWPDRCRALVSVSGYLISSQAAGNAPLPPSAELQWWYQFYFATERGRAGYEKYTHDFAKLIWKLASPQWKFDDATFNRSAAALDNKDHVAITIHNYRWRLGLAKGEAKYEHIEKKLAETPVISVPTITMEGDANGAPHPEPSAYAKRFSGRYDFRLITGGIGHNLPQEAPQAFAKAVIDADGGA from the coding sequence ATGAAGCAGATTATCGACCAGCATCGTCGCAAGTTTTTCGGCATCGCCGCGGGAACCGTCGCCGTCGGACTCGGCGCGATCGACCTCGCCCGTGCCGAGACGGACGCGCCGCGCTCCCAGGCATCGAACGCGTCCTTCGGCGCGATCAAGCAGATCGATGCCGGCGTCCTCAACGTCGGCTATGCGGAAGCGGGTCCCTCGAACGGCCCGGTGGCGATCCTGCTGCACGGCTGGCCCTACGACATTCACGCCTTCGTCGACGTTGCGCCGATCCTGGCAAAGGCCGGCTATCGCGTGATCATCCCTTACCTGCGCGGCTATGGCACCACGCAATTCCTCTCCGGCGAGACGCCGCGCAACGGCGAGCCTGCCGCAATGGCCGTCGACATCATCGCGCTGATGGACAAGCTCGACATCAAGAAGGCGGTCGTCGCCGGCTTCGACTGGGGCGCACGCACGGCCGACGTCATCGCCGCGTTGTGGCCGGATCGCTGCCGCGCATTGGTGTCGGTCAGCGGCTACCTGATTTCCAGCCAGGCCGCCGGCAACGCGCCGCTGCCGCCGTCTGCCGAGTTGCAATGGTGGTACCAGTTCTACTTCGCGACCGAGCGCGGCCGCGCCGGATACGAGAAATACACGCACGATTTCGCCAAGCTGATCTGGAAGCTCGCCTCGCCGCAGTGGAAGTTCGACGACGCCACCTTCAACCGGAGTGCCGCGGCGCTCGACAACAAGGATCATGTCGCGATCACGATCCACAATTACCGCTGGCGGCTCGGGCTCGCCAAGGGCGAAGCCAAATACGAGCATATCGAAAAGAAGCTGGCCGAAACCCCCGTCATCAGCGTGCCGACGATCACGATGGAAGGCGACGCCAATGGCGCGCCGCATCCCGAGCCGAGTGCCTACGCCAAGAGGTTCTCCGGCCGGTACGACTTCCGCCTGATCACCGGCGGCATCGGGCACAATCTGCCGCAGGAAGCGCCGCAAGCCTTTGCCAAGGCCGTCATCGACGCCGACGGCGGCGCCTGA
- a CDS encoding cytochrome P460 family protein — translation MTPTAPEKKKFAFSTVIILAVVLLVVVLTCVPYLATIVLAQTSAERATADASPIFGVTIPAGYKQWELIAPAEEAAPLDELRAVVGNQTAIDAYQAGKLPFPDGTVLVKRAWKRKQSPEFVSATIPGAATTVQVMVKDSKKYASTGGWGFGRFINGKPVDEAQHRTCWGCHEARAKSRDYVFTRLAP, via the coding sequence ATGACCCCAACTGCACCTGAAAAGAAGAAGTTCGCATTCTCCACGGTGATCATTCTTGCCGTGGTCCTCCTCGTCGTTGTGCTGACTTGCGTTCCATACCTCGCCACGATCGTCTTGGCCCAGACGTCCGCGGAGCGCGCAACGGCCGATGCCTCACCAATCTTCGGTGTCACGATTCCCGCCGGCTACAAGCAGTGGGAGCTGATCGCACCGGCCGAGGAGGCGGCGCCCCTCGACGAGCTTCGCGCCGTCGTCGGCAACCAGACCGCGATCGATGCCTATCAGGCCGGCAAGCTTCCGTTTCCGGACGGTACCGTTCTGGTCAAGCGCGCCTGGAAGCGGAAACAGTCGCCCGAGTTTGTGTCCGCGACGATTCCCGGTGCTGCCACCACGGTCCAGGTGATGGTCAAGGATTCCAAGAAATACGCCTCGACCGGCGGCTGGGGCTTTGGCCGCTTCATCAACGGCAAGCCGGTCGACGAGGCCCAGCATCGCACCTGTTGGGGCTGTCACGAAGCCCGCGCCAAGAGCCGCGACTACGTCTTCACGCGGCTCGCGCCGTGA
- a CDS encoding SDR family NAD(P)-dependent oxidoreductase has translation MSKIWFISGSSRGLGRAITEAALAAGDRVVATARDIKPLEALRERFGGSLRLATLDVTDEVAAQAAIDLAVDAFGGVDVVVNNAGYGDLGSVEDTSLASFRQQIEVNLLGTIIVTKAAIPVLRRQRRGHIVQFSSVGGRIGAPARAAYSAAKWGIEGFSESLAREMALIGVHVTIVEPGGFRTGFAQAAHATDEGRAEYDAVVGAAVRMQRDYDGRQPGAPAKAATVVLKLVDMEHPPLRIALGSDAVNAIAATDRQRLEELERWRALSVSTDY, from the coding sequence ATGTCGAAGATCTGGTTCATCAGTGGCAGCTCGCGCGGGCTGGGCCGCGCCATCACCGAAGCGGCGCTCGCGGCGGGAGACCGCGTGGTTGCGACGGCGCGGGACATCAAGCCGCTCGAAGCGCTGCGCGAGCGCTTCGGTGGAAGCCTGCGGCTCGCAACGCTCGACGTGACCGACGAGGTCGCGGCGCAGGCGGCCATTGACCTTGCCGTGGATGCGTTCGGCGGCGTCGATGTGGTCGTGAACAATGCCGGCTATGGCGATCTCGGATCGGTCGAGGACACGAGCCTGGCCTCGTTCCGTCAGCAGATCGAGGTCAATCTGCTCGGCACCATCATCGTCACGAAAGCGGCGATCCCCGTGCTGCGCCGGCAGCGCCGCGGGCATATCGTGCAATTCTCATCCGTCGGCGGGCGGATCGGAGCCCCCGCACGCGCGGCCTATTCGGCTGCGAAATGGGGCATCGAGGGTTTTTCGGAATCGCTGGCGCGCGAGATGGCGTTGATCGGCGTGCACGTCACGATCGTCGAACCCGGCGGCTTCCGTACGGGCTTTGCGCAGGCCGCGCATGCGACCGATGAAGGCCGCGCGGAATACGATGCGGTGGTTGGCGCTGCCGTCAGGATGCAGCGGGATTACGATGGCCGCCAGCCGGGTGCTCCGGCGAAGGCTGCGACCGTCGTGTTGAAGCTCGTCGACATGGAGCATCCGCCGCTCCGGATCGCGCTCGGCAGCGACGCCGTGAATGCCATCGCGGCGACGGACCGGCAACGCCTCGAAGAGCTCGAGAGGTGGCGCGCGCTGAGCGTCTCGACCGACTACTGA